CTAGAAGAAGCGCAAACCAACAAGGCGCGCTTCATCATGAACCTCGTCGATCCTCAGCCGGGCGAGCAAATCTTGGAACTTGGCTGCGGCTGGGGCGGAATGTTGCAAGAGGTGTTCGATCGCACCGGCGACCGCGAGAGTCTGCGCGGTTACACCATCTCCAGGCAGCAGCTAGAGTTCATTCGGCGCAATCGTGGATTCAACGTCGAGTTCAAGAACTTCATTACCGACGAGTTGCCACCAGCCACTTTCGACAAGATCTTTTCCATCGGTGTCTGGGAGCATGTGCGCCCCGATGATCTGCGTCCTACTTTGGCCAAGCTGTTCGCCGCGCTGCGGCCTGGCGGAAAGATGATCACACATTTCTTCTGCCGATTGGAGCGGGCTCTGCCTGTCTCGGCGCTGGTGGGC
The sequence above is drawn from the Pirellulales bacterium genome and encodes:
- a CDS encoding class I SAM-dependent methyltransferase, which encodes LEEAQTNKARFIMNLVDPQPGEQILELGCGWGGMLQEVFDRTGDRESLRGYTISRQQLEFIRRNRGFNVEFKNFITDELPPATFDKIFSIGVWEHVRPDDLRPTLAKLFAALRPGGKMITHFFCRLERALPVSALVGQIFFPGSVPHSFPVQLRAAQEAGFRVAHQSLHDTYKNTLRHWFERLVANRQRAIELVGVQTYNKYLLFFPCSWKYFDDVQGIVFRLVLLKPNSATPPRRAVRGENLTTRDQNSVA